The nucleotide window gaatcttgtaatattgtttatgaAGCATATTACATCTATAAATATGACATCTATAATAATGACAATCAAAGATTACTTATTCAAATCTCTACTGAACTAAatctccttttatttctttggcaGAAGAATATTGAAGCAAACCTATTCAAATAATCTGATAAACTATTAACAACCTGTCtcaacttattttctttctctgtctctacAGCTGAGGAAGCACACATCAAACAGCAATGgcagtccagttaagagtcATTTTACAAGAACACAGCATTAAGAAGTTGACACTTCCAACAGGAATTCCCAATACAGTAGATGATCTTGTTTCCATAATTACTAAAACTTTCCAATTGCATGGGGAATATGGACTACTATACCAAGACAAAGACTTTGACAATCAGTTTTTCAGTGTCACCTCAACTGCTGACTTGTATGACAAGGCCACTGTTAAAATGATCCTAAAAGAGCCTAACATCACCCTTGACCTACACCCAATATTTGAATCAGGACCATCATCTACATTGAGCTCTTTGAGTTCTGTGAGCACCCATCCTGCAAGTACTCCTGAAACAAACATCTGCCCTGAAGATCATGATGCATCCTCACAGGTGTCCGACTCCACATCGTCAGATTCCAGCGACACCATTATTCTGCCTGATTCATGTCGCCTTGCTGCATGGCCAGTGCCATTTCAAGTACCTGAGTTTTCCAGAGACATACAACTAATCCTTGCAGAGGCAAACAACTCATATCATGCCACTGGAAGACACTTCATGGATGCCAGCGTTAAATCAGCAATAAtgcaagaaatgtttaaagaaaggtGGCCAGCATTATTCATTGAAGCTCAGGTgagaatgtatttataatttttccttCCCATCAAGAAAAATGTATGTGATTACTATGAGATCTggtctgtcatttaaaattt belongs to Gambusia affinis linkage group LG08, SWU_Gaff_1.0, whole genome shotgun sequence and includes:
- the LOC122835966 gene encoding uncharacterized protein LOC122835966 produces the protein MAVQLRVILQEHSIKKLTLPTGIPNTVDDLVSIITKTFQLHGEYGLLYQDKDFDNQFFSVTSTADLYDKATVKMILKEPNITLDLHPIFESGPSSTLSSLSSVSTHPASTPETNICPEDHDASSQVSDSTSSDSSDTIILPDSCRLAAWPVPFQVPEFSRDIQLILAEANNSYHATGRHFMDASVKSAIMQEMFKERWPALFIEAQIKEEFRRITTVSLEETFMLKLDEYTPGLMQLMRAKGGAAGSKMHPLLDTLNDTQSIEEKRDAVVCCLINYLGEKQEDLFHDCQECEDYTDKTMKVIVMHNIMAEEDPSDVSIVIEGNQVMEGCGRRTKACVLLMGLIYALNLDYPKQLKNTVEAFQKLFLELDGEKLLKKVHSLKNKLMQ